Below is a window of Mucilaginibacter ginkgonis DNA.
TACCCCAAGCTTCACTATACCTTTTTCGGTGAATTTGATAGCGTTGTTAATGAGATTGATTAATATTTGATTTAAACGCAGGCCATCTGCTATAATCAATTTCGGCACATTTTCATCTATTTCACAAATTAACTGAAGACCTTTGCTCAATGCCATGGGCCTGGTAGACTCGCATATGTTGTCAATCAACCTGGTGATTTCGATTTCAATTCTGTTGATTTTAACATGTCCTGCATCTATCTTAGAAATTTCTAAAATATCGTTAACAATTCCTAATAGGGAGTTCGATGAATATTCAAGAAGGTTCACTAAACCTTTCTGTTCATCGTTTAATGACATATTTTTAAGTACGTACGTCAGACCCATTATCGCGTTCAATGGAGTCCGAATCTCATGACTCATTTTTGCCAGGAAATTTTCTTTTACTAACTTACTTTTATTTGAGACTTCAACCGTTTTTATCAATTCCTCCTGATAATGCTTAAGTTCCTCATTCTTTTTGTTGATTTCTCTTTGGTAGACAACGAGTTTGATCAGAGAATTAATTTTAGCTGTTATAACGTGTAAATCCAGTGGCTTAATTAAATAATCAACCGCCCCTGAAAGAAGCCCATGTACGACATCCTCGGACTTTGAAGAATACCCTGTAATAAGGACCACCATGATTTGACTGGTAGCGGGAGAATCCTGTAACAATTTAAGTAATTGCAAGCCGCTTAAATCAGGCATGTTGATGTCTATAAAAGCTATGTCGATTTTATTATTTCTACACAACGAAAGGGCATCATTGGACGAAGTCGTCGCAAAAATTGAAATATCTTCGCGTTCAAGCGCTTCCGCCAACATTTCGACATTATCTGCTTTGTCGTCTACAATGACTACATTAATCACATTCATCTGGTGAAGAATTCTATATCTTAAGTAAAATTTTCTTGCTCAATAGTACAAATAATTCTTTAAAGTTAAATTCAGTTAGCTAATAATCAAGCGATTATCATAAACATCTTATTAAGATAATATGTTATTAACAACAATTTAATGTACAGAATATCGTCAGGCTTAAAAATGCGCAATATCAATATTGCCAACTATTTCCTTAACCCGCTCATCCAGTTCTTTCGTGACTTTTTCGAGCATTAAAAGCTCTTTGTCTAAAGATTTCTTTCGGGCTTTGTAAATATCCATCAGTCCAAGTATGGTAGCCACAGGTCTGCGGAGTTCGTGCGATTGCCATAGAGCTACTTCGCGGAGAGATTTATTCTGCGCTATTATCTGCGCTTCATTTAATTTTCGTTCTGTTATATCTAAGGCATTGTAAGAAATACCTATTATTTCGCCTTCGGGATTCAGGCCGGGTTCAAAAGTAACATACCACCAAATTTCCTGGTCATTCCGATAACCCACTTTTCTTTCAAACGAGACCATTTCACCATTTAAAGCTTTTTCAAAGTCTCCGATGAAACTTTTAAGCGCCTCACCGTGTAGAACTTTTCCGACCGGAAGCCCTTGCATGAGTTCAACATCATACATTTGCCGCAAAAAATCAGCAAAATTTTTATTAAAATCGAATACCTGTAAATTTTTGTCAACTAGCAGATGCAGTGCACTTGAGGTCTCGAAAAAAGAGCGAAGTTTAATTTCTGATTCGCGACTTTTAATGAACTGTTCCTTAAGTAAATTGATACTGAATTCAAATTCTGTAATTTGAATAACACGTTTCGCTAATACCTTCAATAAGTGTTGCTGCCCTTTACTTAATGTCTTTGGCTCAGTGCCCATAACGCATATACTGCCTAACTGATGTTGGTCATGTGTTAACAAAGCGGCTCCAGCATAAAAACGTATAAAAGGCGAAGCTGTTACACAAGAGGTATTCCGGAATTTGAGGTCCTTAGTTGTGTCAGGAATAATTAATAAATTCTCCTGTGTGAGATGTTTGCAAAAAGAATCTTTTATAGCGTTTTGCTTTAAATCAGTGCCAACTTTATACAGGAAGTACTGAGTTTCCCCATCCATCAAAGTTATCAGGGCAATTGGGCAGTCTAAAAGTTCTGATGCTAATTCAGCAATTTCCTGAAGCTCATGATCTTTGTCAATATTTAAATTCAAAAAACGATGAATTTCCTGTAGCCTTTGAAGTTCGCGTTGTGGCATTTTGACAATTACTTTTATTACATATGGTACAATATCTACCTTTGTTTATATACTGATATTCATCTAACAACCTGTAAGCTGTTGTGTTTTAGACTATTGACGTATAGCTATAAATATTTTTTTATTATGTAATCGCGGAGCACTCATACCCACCAATATATATGGGTGCCTGATTGATAAAGTTTTTAGCCTATTTCGCAAAGGCTGATTTTATTAGTATTCATCTCGAGCTGGCTAAATATGTTATTTTCTTCCGGTGATAATATATGACATTAACCACTCGAATTACCTTTATAATCAAAAATACCCGATTTTAAAAGTGTATTTCAACGATCTTTTTAAACATAACTCAGGAAGTTAATTTGTAGGACAGAAGTATTTGCCTCTTCAGGATTGAAATTATTCTGTATTGACTTGTTTAGGTTTCAATACAATAGTTGGACTCATTTCCATCGTTAGCTAGAAATATACATACTGGAAAATACAAAATTATCTTACTAGATCCTTTTTAATAATCCTAAGTGATGTATCAGGAATCCAAGACTTTGATCATACCATCTCGAAAACCATTCGAGTAATATGACAGACTATAATAATTGAACCTGATTCATTGCACGAATTTTTATTTTTGAGCAATCCCGTTCTACTATTAAACTTCAGTTATATTGGCTGTAAGGTCCGTTAAAAAAGCTCTGCTAGTATGTTGTGGGTAATTGGTTTATAGATAAATTGCTTTATATATCTGTTTTGGCTCGATTTTTTTACGTCATTGGGGTCTAGTGATGACGACAACATAAATATTTTGATTGTCTTTTTTTCAGGAATGTTGAGTTTATCATACTCGCGCAGAAAGTCGAAGCCATTCATATCAGGCATACGCAAATCAAGAAAAATCACTTCCGGCATGGCAAGTCCACTTTTCAAATATGCGATCGCATCTTTAGCAGATTGTTTTACCACTATTTCTTTAGCGAAGTTACCACTTTCCAAAGTACGCCTTGTGACGAAGTTGTCAACGTAGTTATCATCAATTAGTAAACATGTCTTATACATAAGATAAAAAAAGAAAAAAGTAAGTCGCGGCTTTTCGAAAACGTACGTTATTTAAGCCAAAAAAGATTGGCTATTAATCTGTGCTTCTTACTATCAAATCAGCGATGATACAAATGATTATGACTTGTGAAAAATAGTTAAATCTAAGAACAAGCGGCACTGGTCCTTTTGATGGACAGTACGCCATTGAAAATTTTGGCGAACGGAGATAACATCGCTTTTAACCGTTCAGTTACTGCAGATTCTACCCAACGATCAATTTTTGTTGTTCCATGAATTGTAATATGCGTTTCATTATAGTAGCAAACCCATGCTGTGTTTGCTGTGTATTCAGTTGCAAAAAAATTTAGATTGTTAATTATTTATGATCTCTGGGTCGATACTGTAAATACAGCTGCCCGCATGGAACAAATAGCGAACCCGGAAAAATCAATGTATCAGAAAACACGTACAAATTAATAAAGATAATTACTCGTTTACTTACCGTGGAGAGATTCTAGCTAAAAGTAAAGAAAATTTAAAAATGTATTTTGTGGCCTGAAATACTGAAATCAATCTTTTTGGGTCATAGGTTTTTACAAACAATCATGTGTGAGACATTAATTTATCTATGTTAAGACACTTTTCCAATGGAATTTTAGATAGTTGCCGATATATAATCTTTTTATGAGAATTATTAACTTTTCAATACTGAGCTATATTGAAAAAGATTAAAAATCAAAGTGACCCTGCGCTGGCTTGCAAATTAACTCAGACTTCTCTTTTCCAGATTGAAAGCGGTGCCAAATGACCAAATCCGGGCGCTTTAAAGAAGAAGTGCGGTTTTTTTGAAATTCCCGAAGCAGTCCTCTACTTGTTAGGGACAGATGAGAACGACCTTCCTGAACACAAAAGATATCTTTATGGCAATTTATTCCCTAATCTCAAAAAAACACTGATCCATCTGTTAATAAATTGATCCGTAAAGTTTACGGCACACCTTAACTCCTGGCGAAAGTAATCAGCGGGCCGATGTCGCCACGGTCCGCTGATTTTAATGACTGGATATAACTTTTACGTAGGTCGTCATCCTTTAAAAGTGCTGAACTGCCCCAACTGTAAACAGCTTCACGGAAGATCTTTTCAATGATAATATCGGCTACCAATCGCGAATGCCTCCCGTTGCCGTTGGGAAAACAATGAATGGCAACAATGCGGTGTTTAAAGCGAATAGCAATTTCGTCAGGTTTGTAGGTCCCGTTCTCTACCCAGTATTTAACATCATCCAGTAAGTTCCTGAGCTCCGGGCCAACCTTGTAATAACTGACGCCGATATTCTTATCTGTCTTTCTAAACTTGCCTGCCCACGCCCAAACATCACCATACATTCTCTTGTGCAGTTGCAGTAGAAACGATTCGGTGAAGATCTGTTCCGCTTTCAACCTTTTGCCAAGGCTCCATTCGACTGCTTTTTGAATATTAAGCTGCTCGAACTCGTCCAGCTCACCTTTAGTAGTAATGGTACCAATGAGCAGGCCGTCTTTTTCTTCTTCACCTAAAGGGGTTTGGCCTTCAGTATATATCAGTTCGATTCCCATAAATAACGGGGCAATTCTTCTTCGATCTCTTCTGTTTTATCCTGTATTGCTTTTGCCAATCGCAATTTGGTATTCTCCTGGTCTTCCAGCTTCATCGATGCTGAGGTCCGGGAAACAATTTGTGTGGCAAGCAAAGCCGCTTTTTGATGGATGAGTGTGTTCAAGGAAGTCTCCTTAGGCACTACGGCGTATACCACTTTCATTTCCATCGCTGCAGCAGCTTCATTCAATGCATTAAGTGTAATGTTTCCGTTCGATTCGCGCGATTCTGCTGCTTTTATGTTTTGTGGTGTAGTATTCATTCGCTTTGCCAGCTGGCTAAGTGTCATGTTGAGGGTAGTCCTTATGCTAAACAACCATCCCTTATCCGGACGTACCACATGCTGAGCTTCTTTGAAAGCGCCCAACTTTTGATCGAGTTGTTCCACTGCTAAACGTTTTTTTGTACTTTTCACAGAGTAAATTTAAAGCTATAGATTTAATTATACAAATAAAATTGTAACTATAGTTTTAAAAACTAATAGTCATTTAAATCTATAGCTTTATAAAAGGCAGACAGAAATGTCTGCCTTTTAGGTTAAACTTTTAGTTTAGCCTTTTTGGACTTTTTTCCGGGCAGCTCCTCCTGTTGCTGCGGATTATTACTTTGTTTTAGATTGGCTTTTTGCGAATTATCCTGTTTGGTTCCGGAAGGAAAAAGTTCCTCACGTTTGATCTTTTTCATCTGGTGATCGAACAGGTTCACAGTTTTGAACTGCGGACTGGCAGCGATAAAGAATTTTTGCTCTTTGCCGTCTTTGGTCGCGGTAATCTGTTGCTTGTTCCCTTTTTTGAGAGATTTCAATAACTCTTCTTTGGCTTTCGGATCATTCATCTCTTTGATGCCTTTGCCGTCAAGAAATTTCTCAATATCAAAATTATGCTGTTTGATACGGGCATTGCCATTCTCGGTCAGGTCCTTCCAGTCAAGTTTGATCCAGGCATGATATTTTTCCCCCTCTTTGTTATAAAGTTGTTTAAATACAGAACGCCCGTCAAGGCCGTCCGAACGGTCCATAAGGTTAAACGCCTCCTTTGCGGTAACGCCGTGGCCCTTGGTGATAAAGAAACTCTGTTTGGTTTGCTCATCACCACGTTTCAGCATCGCTTCGTATTTATTAAAAAAATACATGCCTTCATTTTCCCCGGCTTTAAAATGCAGGGTGTAGTCTACCGGATGCTGGTTGAATTCATGTGCCGCATGCAGCGTGAATTCCGGTTTTTTCGCAGATGTCTGTTTTTCCAGTTCCGCGTTTAGCTTATCGCCAAATCCTAGATTTAGCAAGCTGTTTTTCAAAAATTCAATGTTCTGATTCATAAATTACTGATTTTTATATAATGGAAATTAGGGTCGTTACTTATTAACTGACGGGGTGAGCGGTCTGGCATCGTCAAAATCACCGTTGTCCAGTTCGATCACCAGGTTCCGGTTACCATGTCGTTCATAGATTTCTACTGAAAAAAGCTGGTCACCGCTTATCGGGAAACGGGGGAAGCCAAAAGCATAAGCACTTTCCCCATGAGGACTGATACCGGACGAAAGACTGGTCGTTTTGAATAAGGGAACAACTTCCTGTTCATGGGTGGCGACTCTTGCGACAGTTTTTTTGTCCCTGATGTAAAACCGTATGAAATCGATATCGTAGGGTAGGTTAGATTTATTTCGTACATCCAGGCGGAAATAAAGTTTGTTCCCTGCAATGCTGACCTTATTTACCCAGGCCTTAATCTTACCTTCTCTTTTATGTCCGGCAACATCACTTCGCCCTCCTGTCAGCAGCACACTGGCTAAAGCAGCATTTAAACTCGTTGCGGTTTTTCTTCTAAGATCTTGCCGTTTAGACCCGTGTATATACATCGACCTGCCGGCTCTGCCGAAAGAATAAACGACAGGCAGGTGATAAACTTCATTGTCCCGGGCGTTGTTTATGACGATAGTGGCCGGATGGGTAAGCGGTGCGACCGCCCTGATGGTCAACAGGCCTGGTTCTTTTTCATCAATGCTGACCGCCTGCTGAGGGTTACTGACCAGCCTGACAGGATGGTCGAAAAATAAGGCGGTCACTTTGTCCTGGCTGACGTACACTGTATCCTGCGCCATCGTTATCAATGACGAGAACAGGATGATGGTTAATATGATGATCGTTTTCATAAGTTGATTTTAGATATCCCTTTGGTTATTGTCTTTGAGCAGCACCTGGTAGCCTGCCTTTACGCTTACCTTGATCTGCTTTACCTTGCGGCCGAATAGACCCTTTGCCGCTTCAATTCCTGCCCCGGCAGCTTGTGCGCCCAGTCCCTGGCTCATGGACATGAGCTGTAAGCTTTGGACCGCATTTGTTGCGCCGTCCTTAGCGGCATCACGTCCTATCGAACCAGGCACATACAAGCCTTCCATTCCGTCAAGGTCATACACGGACAGGGAAACAGGCAGGATATTATTCAGGTATCTGACCGTCGAGATCTTAATAAGCAGCCGCTCGTTATTTAATGCGCAGGAACCATAGATAAAGCTGCCTTTCGGTATAAACCGGCCATTAACATAAACTCCGTTAAGCAGCCGTAATTTAACGACGGCCCCGGATACAAGGGTTTGGTCCTCGTGTACGACAGCTTCGATCGCGTTCGGCATTTGCTTTTGCGCCGGCATAGTGACCTCATCGGCGCTGCCATCATTCTCGGCATTTGCGGCCGCCATTACCGGATAGGTGCGTTGCTTGTTTTTCAGCGATGCATAGAGGATCTCATTTTCACTGCCGGGGTTCTGGATATTGCTGATCTGTTTTAATACCTGGCTGAGCTGCCGCATCTCCGGGTCGTCGCCGTTTCCTTTCATGTTACTCATCATGCGTTGCAGCCTTTCTACATCCCTGCCGCCTGATGGGTCATGCGGTGCAGGGGGGGAGTAACTACCCGGTTGAGGCTGGCTGAGCTGACGATTAATGTCGGCCAGTTTCGCATTGATCCGCTCAGATTGTTCATCAGCAGAAACCGGAGAAACGGACGTGTCCGCCTTTGGCTTCAATCCTTCGGTTGCCGTGAAGCTTTGCGCTGAAAGTGTCGTATTTGCAGCGGTATCTTTCGCCGCATTTTGGTAAGCGTTCATTTTATCTGTCTTTTCGTCATTTTTAAATTGCGCAGACGGTAGGGTTAGGTCCAATCCCTGGCGCGGCCGGTTATCTGGCGAAACTAAATGGTCGGTCCCTCCGCCTAAAGCCCAAAAGGCCATGGTAAGAAACGGGAGAGTAAGTAATGGCAGGATGAGGTAAAACCTGCGTTTTCTCAAAAATTCAGGTGGGTGTTGCGGCCTTCCGGGACCGCCAATTTGATTTTCCATAGCATTAATTTTTATGTTTACAGATGGATTTAAGTGATAGGTCATGATGGGCTGAAAGTCCGTTGGTGATATTTGTAGTAGATATATAGGCAGGATGCCGATCCGGGAAGATTATTCCTGATAGCAGGCTGATACTAACCAACAGGGTTATTAATAGCAGTACCACCTTTTGAACTGATGGATTAAGCCTGTTAAACCATTGGCTCATTTTGCCGGCAACCAACATATGTGACCTTTCGATACGGCCGGCGATCCTGATTGCCAAAAGGTCGCGTTGGGTAATAGATTTGAATAATGGTATCACTCTCATGATTTATTTGATTAAGGTGTCACGGTTTGCAATAATTTGCCAGTGCTGTATAAGGAAGCCATGTGGGTTGTGATCAGATTGCTGACCAAGGTCCCTGACCTCGCCCCTGGTAATCAACTTTCTTGTAGCAGTACTGCTGGATCTGACTAGTTTTTCCGTAGCAAAACAGGTAAACGTGTATGGGAACTGGTTACCTCCCAGCTGCGTACTGTCCACAGTGATTTGCTGGGAGATATTTGCTGAGATCAGGTTATTGAAGTAACCTGATTCTTTTAAATTGTCATACTGGTGCTTAGCCGACTCGTCAGCCAGGTATAATGCTTTGGTGATACCTTTTTGAATGGCATCATCATCCGGGGTCAGGTTGAAAAATTCCTCATGAAAGGTTTTAATATGATCCCTTAACTCTACGGGGAGGTTGACACGCCTGTCTGCTGCTATCGCTTCCAGAACCTTACCGTTATAAAGAATGTGCACTGTTTGCTGAGCATTACGTAATGCCTGGTTATTCAGGTAGATGACAAAGCAGGTGATAAATACATTCGCTGTGATGAGCACCAGACTAAACCGTTTGATGTGACTGAATGCGGTTTCGATATTTTTAAGATGTGTGAACATAATAAGGCTGTTTTAATGATTAGTTTTTTTATCGCCGCTGAGCCGGCCGGCCTGATATTGTTTTGGGGATGCTGTTTCGGGTTTGCCCGTGCTTTTATAGCCTTCCATAAAATTGGAAGGTGCCTGCATCAGGTTGCCTGCACCTGCTGTTGCGCGCGCACCGGCAGCGGAGCTTCCGCTGATCACAGAACTGGTAGACTGGCTTACCAGAGCGTTTACTTTTTGAAGCAGGCCATTTCCACCACCTGCGGTAACGATATAATTCGCTACGCCCGGGACTGTGAAGTAGCCGATAATGCCGATGATCAGAAAGATCAGGTAAGCCGTATCAGTAGAGCTGAAAAAGGTATCCCCGGTAGATTGAACCTGGGAAATATCCAGCTTTAACATGTTTTCCTGGATCTTACCTATGATGGCCCCGAAAAGGTTGCCGACCGGAAGCCATAAAAAGACGTTGATATATTTAGCCAGCCATGCAGTTAACGTATGCTGAAAGCCGTCAAAGACAGCCAGTCCGAAAACGATAGGCCCGAGAATTGCAAGCACGATAAGGTAGAACGTCCGGATCGTGTTGATGCACAAAGCTGCAGCTTCGTATATCACCTGTAACACTTCTGACATCCATTCCTTTATAGTGTTCCGGAACTTATAGCCCGCTTTATCCATCGCAAATTTCATATCATTGCCGATGCTGGCCATGACCCCCTCATCCGAGGGGCTGCTGTCCGGATGCGTATATTTATACCATTTATCCCTGTCGCCATCTCCATCATCACCAACATACATCTGCCAGGTGCCTGTTTTCTTAACGGCATCTTCTTTAGCCTGAAGCAGCCTGGTAATGGCGGCATCCGAGTTTTGCACCATAACGGCGGTGGCGGATACAGCCGGCTGCATTACCCCGTTGATGACTGCTATCACCGTTGGAAAAAGAAGTATGGCCAGCCCAAGTGCAAAAGGCCGCATTAAAGGATAAAAATCCACGGGCTCTGCACTGGCAATCTGCCGCCAGACCCTGGCACCGATATACCATAAGGCACCGAAACCCGCGATCGCCCTCCCGGTGCCGATCAGTTGGCTACACATCGGGATCATCTCTTTGTACACCCCGTCAAGCGTTGCCTGTAACCCGTGGATGTCACCCGCTAATCCCGCAGCATGGGAAAAATTGGGCATAAGCATGGCCGTCACTGCTGTCAAAGCAGTTTTGCAAATTTTTATTATCATAAAATTTAGCTTTAGTTTACGATACCGTACAGTTTTTTGAGTTTCAGAATTTCTGATTGCTCCTTCGCACGCTGGATGGAAAGAATTTGCCCCTGCCGGGTAAAATGCCGTAG
It encodes the following:
- the traM gene encoding conjugative transposon protein TraM, with amino-acid sequence MENQIGGPGRPQHPPEFLRKRRFYLILPLLTLPFLTMAFWALGGGTDHLVSPDNRPRQGLDLTLPSAQFKNDEKTDKMNAYQNAAKDTAANTTLSAQSFTATEGLKPKADTSVSPVSADEQSERINAKLADINRQLSQPQPGSYSPPAPHDPSGGRDVERLQRMMSNMKGNGDDPEMRQLSQVLKQISNIQNPGSENEILYASLKNKQRTYPVMAAANAENDGSADEVTMPAQKQMPNAIEAVVHEDQTLVSGAVVKLRLLNGVYVNGRFIPKGSFIYGSCALNNERLLIKISTVRYLNNILPVSLSVYDLDGMEGLYVPGSIGRDAAKDGATNAVQSLQLMSMSQGLGAQAAGAGIEAAKGLFGRKVKQIKVSVKAGYQVLLKDNNQRDI
- the traK gene encoding conjugative transposon protein TraK, whose protein sequence is MFTHLKNIETAFSHIKRFSLVLITANVFITCFVIYLNNQALRNAQQTVHILYNGKVLEAIAADRRVNLPVELRDHIKTFHEEFFNLTPDDDAIQKGITKALYLADESAKHQYDNLKESGYFNNLISANISQQITVDSTQLGGNQFPYTFTCFATEKLVRSSSTATRKLITRGEVRDLGQQSDHNPHGFLIQHWQIIANRDTLIK
- a CDS encoding response regulator; protein product: MYKTCLLIDDNYVDNFVTRRTLESGNFAKEIVVKQSAKDAIAYLKSGLAMPEVIFLDLRMPDMNGFDFLREYDKLNIPEKKTIKIFMLSSSLDPNDVKKSSQNRYIKQFIYKPITHNILAELF
- a CDS encoding DUF4138 domain-containing protein; the encoded protein is MKTIIILTIILFSSLITMAQDTVYVSQDKVTALFFDHPVRLVSNPQQAVSIDEKEPGLLTIRAVAPLTHPATIVINNARDNEVYHLPVVYSFGRAGRSMYIHGSKRQDLRRKTATSLNAALASVLLTGGRSDVAGHKREGKIKAWVNKVSIAGNKLYFRLDVRNKSNLPYDIDFIRFYIRDKKTVARVATHEQEVVPLFKTTSLSSGISPHGESAYAFGFPRFPISGDQLFSVEIYERHGNRNLVIELDNGDFDDARPLTPSVNK
- a CDS encoding adenylate/guanylate cyclase domain-containing protein, with translation MYSVAKKFRLLIIYDLWVDTVNTAARMEQIANPEKSMYQKTRTN
- a CDS encoding mobile mystery protein B, translated to MGIELIYTEGQTPLGEEEKDGLLIGTITTKGELDEFEQLNIQKAVEWSLGKRLKAEQIFTESFLLQLHKRMYGDVWAWAGKFRKTDKNIGVSYYKVGPELRNLLDDVKYWVENGTYKPDEIAIRFKHRIVAIHCFPNGNGRHSRLVADIIIEKIFREAVYSWGSSALLKDDDLRKSYIQSLKSADRGDIGPLITFARS
- a CDS encoding mobile mystery protein A, whose translation is MKSTKKRLAVEQLDQKLGAFKEAQHVVRPDKGWLFSIRTTLNMTLSQLAKRMNTTPQNIKAAESRESNGNITLNALNEAAAAMEMKVVYAVVPKETSLNTLIHQKAALLATQIVSRTSASMKLEDQENTKLRLAKAIQDKTEEIEEELPRYLWESN
- a CDS encoding response regulator, which gives rise to MNVINVVIVDDKADNVEMLAEALEREDISIFATTSSNDALSLCRNNKIDIAFIDINMPDLSGLQLLKLLQDSPATSQIMVVLITGYSSKSEDVVHGLLSGAVDYLIKPLDLHVITAKINSLIKLVVYQREINKKNEELKHYQEELIKTVEVSNKSKLVKENFLAKMSHEIRTPLNAIMGLTYVLKNMSLNDEQKGLVNLLEYSSNSLLGIVNDILEISKIDAGHVKINRIEIEITRLIDNICESTRPMALSKGLQLICEIDENVPKLIIADGLRLNQILINLINNAIKFTEKGIVKLGVKLTEKMDNKCFLTFAISDTGVGIPKEKLGTIFSRFEQIENNVKENFGGTGLGLAIVKKLAELKGGNIAVESKLGQGSTFTFSNWYVNTNNKLNSELNQIFQLNPLENIRILVVDDNAVNRIVTQKILSGWKISVDTADDGFMALDKLREYSYDLILMDIHMPKMNGLETTAIIRNEFPDNKKNVPIISYSSSVVESELQQAKEAGVNEFVLKPFLPEVLHKKISNLITSVP
- a CDS encoding PAS domain S-box protein, with the translated sequence MPQRELQRLQEIHRFLNLNIDKDHELQEIAELASELLDCPIALITLMDGETQYFLYKVGTDLKQNAIKDSFCKHLTQENLLIIPDTTKDLKFRNTSCVTASPFIRFYAGAALLTHDQHQLGSICVMGTEPKTLSKGQQHLLKVLAKRVIQITEFEFSINLLKEQFIKSRESEIKLRSFFETSSALHLLVDKNLQVFDFNKNFADFLRQMYDVELMQGLPVGKVLHGEALKSFIGDFEKALNGEMVSFERKVGYRNDQEIWWYVTFEPGLNPEGEIIGISYNALDITERKLNEAQIIAQNKSLREVALWQSHELRRPVATILGLMDIYKARKKSLDKELLMLEKVTKELDERVKEIVGNIDIAHF
- the traJ gene encoding conjugative transposon protein TraJ, translating into MIIKICKTALTAVTAMLMPNFSHAAGLAGDIHGLQATLDGVYKEMIPMCSQLIGTGRAIAGFGALWYIGARVWRQIASAEPVDFYPLMRPFALGLAILLFPTVIAVINGVMQPAVSATAVMVQNSDAAITRLLQAKEDAVKKTGTWQMYVGDDGDGDRDKWYKYTHPDSSPSDEGVMASIGNDMKFAMDKAGYKFRNTIKEWMSEVLQVIYEAAALCINTIRTFYLIVLAILGPIVFGLAVFDGFQHTLTAWLAKYINVFLWLPVGNLFGAIIGKIQENMLKLDISQVQSTGDTFFSSTDTAYLIFLIIGIIGYFTVPGVANYIVTAGGGNGLLQKVNALVSQSTSSVISGSSAAGARATAGAGNLMQAPSNFMEGYKSTGKPETASPKQYQAGRLSGDKKTNH